In one window of Blastopirellula marina DNA:
- a CDS encoding VWA domain-containing protein, with protein MDIQFGNLTSLYWLWMVAAVVVVLGVAIVARHRALARFATANLLHRFAAKNGSKRYFVKSLLVVAAMIALIAALVDVRWGKVWREVPQRGIEVMFVLDVSRSMLAEDATPNRLQRAKQQIEDMTDAMAGDRVGLVVFSGDSRQMVPLTSHHHDFKKTLAEVGPHDIAVGGSRLGDALKMAAEGFLDETGNHQAIVVFTDGEDQESQPVKVAQQLHDERDIRIFTVGLGDMDQGARIPDTHSRRSFVEYQGEQVWSKMDGSTLKQVALEGGGAYIPAGTKQVAMDQVYHNYVEQVEEQDFETARINSYIPRFQWFVGAGLLLLVIDTLLPATARAPKPSLLSTRWFGKSTTAAAIAFCLLATNIAAAAPTESLVKQGNEALHAGDVETALSSYQEAAADDPNSPQLLYNQAVAQYRGGQLEAARHLFTQTLATGNKALDAKARYNLGNCDYAEAVQLAEKDKPAAIERLNSALGHYRNALAANGNDTDARANAQLAQMLIDQLQKEEQQDQQQQDQQQQDQQQQDQQQDQQQDQQQDQQQDQQQDQQQDQQQDQQQDQQQQDQQQQDQQQQDQQQQDQQQQDQQQQDQQQQDQQQQDQQQQDQQQQDQQQQDQQQQDQQQQDQQQQSAGGAQQNPEQEQPQDQEAQPNAAPQLGQEDAQATEEARPMTKEEAQKMLQAVRDRELMRRLQNQQENQRRYVPVERDW; from the coding sequence GTGGATATTCAATTTGGCAACTTGACGAGCCTGTACTGGCTTTGGATGGTCGCGGCCGTGGTGGTTGTCCTCGGCGTGGCGATCGTCGCCCGGCACCGTGCTTTAGCACGCTTCGCCACGGCGAACCTCCTACACCGGTTTGCCGCCAAGAACGGCTCGAAACGATACTTCGTGAAAAGCCTGTTAGTCGTCGCCGCAATGATCGCCCTGATCGCGGCCTTGGTCGACGTCCGCTGGGGCAAAGTTTGGCGAGAAGTCCCGCAGCGAGGAATCGAAGTGATGTTCGTCTTGGACGTCTCTCGATCGATGCTGGCCGAGGACGCCACGCCCAACCGGCTGCAGCGAGCCAAGCAGCAGATCGAAGACATGACCGATGCCATGGCAGGCGATCGCGTTGGGCTAGTCGTCTTCTCTGGGGATTCGCGGCAAATGGTTCCCCTGACCAGTCATCACCATGACTTCAAGAAGACACTCGCCGAAGTCGGACCGCACGACATCGCGGTCGGCGGTTCCCGGCTGGGCGACGCGTTGAAAATGGCCGCCGAAGGCTTCCTGGATGAAACCGGAAACCATCAGGCAATCGTTGTCTTCACGGACGGCGAAGATCAAGAGAGCCAACCGGTCAAGGTGGCCCAGCAATTGCATGATGAAAGAGACATCCGCATCTTCACCGTCGGCCTCGGCGACATGGATCAAGGAGCACGGATTCCCGATACCCATTCGCGTCGTTCGTTCGTTGAATATCAAGGCGAACAGGTCTGGTCGAAGATGGACGGTTCCACCCTCAAACAAGTCGCCCTGGAAGGGGGCGGTGCTTACATCCCCGCGGGAACGAAACAGGTTGCTATGGATCAGGTTTACCACAACTATGTCGAACAAGTCGAAGAGCAAGACTTCGAAACCGCACGCATCAACAGCTATATCCCCCGCTTTCAATGGTTCGTGGGTGCCGGCTTGTTGCTGCTGGTGATCGATACCTTGCTGCCAGCCACGGCTCGGGCACCCAAGCCATCGCTGCTGAGCACGAGATGGTTTGGCAAGTCGACCACAGCCGCTGCGATTGCGTTCTGCCTGTTGGCCACCAACATCGCAGCTGCCGCACCGACGGAAAGCCTGGTTAAGCAAGGGAACGAGGCCTTGCACGCTGGCGACGTTGAAACCGCGCTCAGTTCGTACCAAGAAGCCGCCGCCGACGATCCCAACTCGCCGCAGCTTCTCTACAACCAAGCGGTCGCCCAATATCGCGGTGGACAGTTAGAAGCTGCCCGCCACCTTTTCACCCAGACCTTAGCCACCGGCAACAAAGCCCTCGACGCGAAGGCCCGGTACAACCTCGGCAACTGCGACTATGCAGAAGCGGTTCAACTGGCCGAGAAGGACAAGCCAGCCGCGATCGAGCGACTGAACTCCGCCTTGGGGCACTATCGAAACGCCCTTGCAGCGAATGGCAACGACACCGATGCCCGAGCCAACGCTCAACTGGCCCAAATGCTGATCGACCAGCTTCAGAAAGAAGAACAACAAGACCAACAACAACAAGACCAACAACAACAAGACCAACAACAACAAGATCAACAACAAGATCAACAGCAAGATCAACAGCAGGATCAACAGCAGGATCAACAACAGGATCAACAACAGGATCAACAACAGGATCAACAACAGGACCAACAGCAACAAGACCAACAACAACAGGATCAACAACAACAGGATCAACAGCAGCAGGACCAACAACAACAGGATCAACAGCAGCAGGACCAACAACAACAGGATCAACAACAACAGGACCAACAGCAGCAGGATCAGCAGCAGCAGGATCAGCAGCAGCAGGATCAGCAGCAGCAGGATCAGCAGCAGCAGGATCAGCAGCAACAGTCCGCTGGTGGTGCTCAGCAGAATCCCGAGCAAGAGCAGCCTCAGGACCAAGAAGCTCAGCCCAATGCGGCACCCCAGCTTGGTCAGGAAGATGCTCAAGCGACGGAAGAAGCCCGTCCTATGACCAAGGAGGAAGCTCAGAAGATGCTCCAGGCCGTCCGCGACCGCGAGCTGATGCGTCGATTGCAGAATCAACAAGAAAACCAGCGCCGTTACGTTCCTGTCGAGCGTGACTGGTAA
- a CDS encoding sigma-54-dependent transcriptional regulator, with amino-acid sequence MESNNNGRVLIVDDEANMCQLLETDLRFRGFQPTWRTSADEAIELVKTEDFDVLLTDLRMKGMSGTELCERVCANRPDIPVIVMTAFGSLETAVAAIRAGAYDFVTKPIEMELLAITLSRAVKHRQLQEKVKLLSEGTEQSDHFEEMIGGSPVMTKLYDQISRIATTETAVLVCGESGTGKELVARSIHRRSQRSSGPFIPVNCAALPEALLESELFGHAKGAFTDAKAERRGLFFQAEKGTLFLDEIGELPLAVQPKLLRALEESRVRPVGGDKEMPFDVRVITATNRDLLTEVEEGRFREDLFYRINVIQLDLPPLRARGTDTLLLAQRFVQLASQRSQRNVVGISEPAAERLLNYAWPGNVRELRNVMERAVALTPFDKIAVDDLPEKIRDYRSSQVFIGGDDPSELVPVQEVERRYILHVLQAVDNNKSVAAQILGLDRKTLYRKLKQYGVSD; translated from the coding sequence ATGGAATCCAACAACAACGGCCGCGTCCTGATCGTCGACGACGAAGCCAACATGTGCCAGTTACTGGAGACCGATCTTCGTTTCCGTGGCTTTCAACCAACCTGGCGAACATCGGCCGACGAGGCCATCGAACTGGTCAAGACCGAAGACTTCGACGTCTTGCTGACCGATCTTCGGATGAAAGGAATGAGCGGCACCGAGCTTTGTGAACGCGTTTGTGCCAACCGTCCCGACATTCCCGTCATTGTCATGACCGCCTTTGGCAGCCTGGAAACAGCGGTCGCTGCCATCCGAGCTGGGGCGTACGACTTCGTCACCAAGCCGATCGAAATGGAACTGCTGGCCATCACGCTCTCCCGGGCCGTGAAACATCGGCAACTTCAAGAGAAAGTGAAACTGCTCAGCGAAGGGACGGAGCAAAGCGATCACTTCGAGGAAATGATCGGCGGCAGCCCCGTGATGACCAAGCTGTACGATCAAATCTCGCGCATTGCAACCACCGAGACTGCTGTGTTGGTATGCGGTGAGAGTGGTACCGGTAAGGAACTGGTCGCCCGTTCGATTCATCGTCGCAGCCAACGCAGCAGTGGTCCTTTCATTCCGGTCAATTGTGCCGCACTCCCGGAAGCATTGCTCGAAAGTGAATTGTTCGGGCATGCGAAAGGAGCGTTTACCGATGCGAAAGCCGAACGTCGCGGGCTATTCTTTCAAGCCGAGAAGGGGACGCTCTTCCTCGACGAAATCGGCGAGCTCCCTTTGGCCGTGCAGCCCAAACTGCTGCGTGCGTTGGAAGAAAGCCGCGTTCGCCCGGTGGGTGGCGACAAAGAGATGCCATTCGATGTTCGCGTAATCACGGCTACCAACCGCGACCTTCTCACCGAAGTGGAAGAAGGACGATTTCGCGAAGACCTCTTCTATCGTATCAACGTCATCCAACTCGACCTCCCCCCGCTACGTGCTCGCGGTACCGATACGCTCCTCCTCGCTCAGCGATTCGTGCAACTCGCTTCGCAGCGATCGCAACGGAACGTCGTCGGCATCTCGGAACCAGCCGCCGAACGTCTGCTCAACTACGCGTGGCCAGGCAACGTTCGTGAGCTGCGAAATGTGATGGAACGCGCCGTCGCGCTCACCCCGTTCGACAAGATCGCGGTGGACGATCTCCCGGAAAAGATTCGCGACTATCGTAGTTCGCAGGTTTTCATCGGCGGCGACGACCCCAGCGAACTCGTCCCCGTCCAAGAGGTCGAACGCCGCTACATCCTGCACGTCCTCCAAGCGGTCGACAACAACAAGTCGGTCGCCGCCCAAATCCTCGGCCTCGATCGCAAAACCCTCTATCGCAAGCTCAAACAATACGGCGTCAGTGATTAG
- a CDS encoding DUF58 domain-containing protein, with protein sequence MIPREVLQKIRRIQIRTSHLADNMLAGQYHSAFKGRGVEFEEVRPYRIGDDIRAIDWNVTARTGEPFVKLFREERQLTATLLVDLSASQGLGTHWQSKRELVAELGASLAFSAISNNDKVALTLFTDDIEKAIPPRSGSRHVLRVIRELLYCQPMGHGTNITRVLEHLNHTAKRRSIVFLISDFQDAGYEQALKVARRKHDIIPIIVSDRREFELPNVGLLELVDSETGQVVMIDTSSHYQRQLYAQQAQQLAEQRDQLFKRLRMDPIHVQTGEDFVDPLRKFFHQRECRR encoded by the coding sequence ATGATCCCCCGCGAAGTCTTACAGAAAATTCGCCGCATCCAGATACGCACCTCGCATCTGGCCGACAACATGCTCGCCGGTCAGTACCACTCGGCCTTTAAGGGACGAGGTGTCGAATTCGAGGAAGTTCGGCCTTACCGCATCGGCGACGACATCCGTGCGATCGACTGGAACGTCACCGCCCGAACCGGCGAACCTTTCGTGAAACTGTTTCGCGAGGAACGCCAACTCACCGCCACGCTACTCGTCGACCTCAGTGCCTCGCAAGGCCTGGGAACGCATTGGCAGTCGAAGCGAGAACTTGTCGCCGAACTGGGTGCGTCGCTGGCATTCTCTGCGATCAGCAACAACGACAAGGTCGCCCTTACTTTGTTCACCGACGACATCGAGAAAGCCATTCCTCCACGCAGTGGATCGCGACACGTGTTACGCGTCATTCGCGAACTGCTGTACTGCCAACCGATGGGGCATGGCACCAACATTACCCGCGTGCTCGAACATTTAAACCACACGGCCAAACGCCGCTCGATTGTGTTCCTGATCAGCGACTTCCAAGACGCCGGCTACGAGCAGGCATTGAAGGTCGCACGCAGGAAGCACGACATCATCCCGATCATCGTTTCCGATCGCCGGGAGTTTGAACTTCCCAATGTTGGTTTGCTCGAACTCGTCGATTCGGAAACCGGCCAGGTCGTCATGATCGATACTTCAAGCCACTACCAACGTCAACTTTACGCGCAGCAAGCCCAACAGTTGGCCGAGCAGCGAGACCAACTTTTCAAACGGCTCCGCATGGATCCGATTCACGTTCAAACCGGGGAAGATTTCGTCGACCCACTACGCAAGTTTTTTCACCAAAGGGAGTGCCGCCGATGA
- a CDS encoding AAA family ATPase: protein MRSTPFRRLLDEIGRVIVGQRQLIHRMQVGLLTNGHLLIEGVPGLAKTTAVACLAKGISTGFQRIQFTPDLLPADLIGTQIYRPQDQQFAIQKGPIFSNLILADEINRAPAKVQSALLEAMQERQVTIGHTTYKLDDPFLVMATQNPIEQEGTYPLPEAQMDRFMLKVLVGHPTRDEEIQILERMSRTKTSLEVSPTLSPEEIIRARDLVDEIYVDNKVRDYVVDLVMATRDPGAYNLPLADLIQYGVSPRATISLTLAAKANAFLSGRGYVVPGDVKEIAPDVLRHRLIVTYEAEAEEKTSDDVVRSILDHVAVP, encoded by the coding sequence ATCCGCAGCACCCCATTTCGCCGCTTGCTGGACGAAATCGGTCGAGTGATTGTCGGGCAGCGGCAATTGATCCACCGCATGCAGGTCGGCTTGCTAACCAACGGTCACTTGTTGATCGAAGGGGTACCTGGCCTCGCGAAGACGACCGCCGTGGCTTGCTTGGCAAAAGGAATCAGCACTGGCTTTCAGCGTATTCAGTTCACGCCTGATCTTTTGCCAGCGGACTTGATCGGTACCCAAATCTACCGACCGCAAGATCAGCAGTTTGCGATCCAAAAGGGTCCGATCTTCTCGAACCTGATTCTCGCCGACGAAATTAACCGTGCCCCGGCCAAAGTGCAAAGTGCCTTGCTGGAAGCGATGCAAGAACGGCAAGTCACCATTGGTCATACGACCTACAAACTAGACGATCCCTTCCTTGTCATGGCAACCCAAAACCCAATCGAGCAGGAAGGAACCTACCCACTCCCGGAAGCTCAGATGGACCGGTTCATGCTCAAGGTTCTCGTCGGTCATCCGACCCGTGATGAGGAAATCCAGATCCTCGAACGAATGTCCCGGACGAAGACTTCGCTCGAAGTTTCGCCAACCTTGTCGCCAGAAGAAATCATCCGTGCACGCGACCTGGTCGACGAGATCTATGTCGACAACAAGGTGCGTGATTACGTGGTCGATTTGGTCATGGCAACCCGCGATCCAGGTGCCTACAACCTGCCGCTGGCCGACCTGATTCAGTACGGCGTTTCGCCTCGTGCGACGATCAGCCTAACCTTGGCTGCTAAGGCGAACGCGTTCCTCAGCGGCCGCGGCTACGTGGTGCCAGGGGACGTTAAAGAGATTGCCCCAGATGTGCTTCGCCATCGTTTGATTGTCACCTACGAAGCAGAAGCAGAGGAAAAGACATCCGATGACGTGGTCCGTTCGATCCTCGACCACGTGGCTGTCCCGTAA
- a CDS encoding vWA domain-containing protein, with protein sequence MFHGPSAWFLLLLFLVPPLVWWMVKGRRKTAIPFSSTGLLAGLSPTWKQRLQWVPSALRVAAIILLVVALARPQEGRKHTVVDSEGIAIEMVVDRSGSMQAMDFQVDGQPVDRLTAVKDVASKFIAGDDQLSGRTSDLVGLVTFARHADGLAPPTLDHPYMIKQLDNTQIAMDRSEDGTAIGDALGLAVEKLSALGEGDKQKLKSKVVILLTDGENNAGDVDPIVAAELAATMDVKVYTIGVGTKGQAPVPVIDPFTGRKTFQMAQVNIDEATLKKVAEATGGQYYRATDTESLEKIYSEIDQMEKSRVEAKHFVDYRELAIEPIHAGMWNLPPLVLAAFWILATQIVLSNTVFRKITE encoded by the coding sequence ATGTTTCATGGACCTTCGGCCTGGTTTCTTTTGCTGCTTTTCCTGGTCCCTCCACTCGTTTGGTGGATGGTCAAAGGACGGCGAAAGACGGCCATTCCATTCAGTTCAACCGGTCTCCTGGCAGGCCTATCGCCTACCTGGAAACAACGTCTGCAGTGGGTTCCTTCCGCATTGCGAGTTGCCGCGATCATCTTGTTGGTGGTGGCCTTGGCTCGACCCCAGGAGGGACGTAAACACACGGTCGTCGACAGCGAAGGGATCGCCATTGAAATGGTGGTTGATCGCTCGGGCAGCATGCAAGCGATGGACTTCCAAGTCGACGGCCAACCGGTCGATCGCTTAACTGCCGTGAAGGACGTTGCCTCGAAGTTCATCGCCGGCGACGACCAGCTTTCCGGTCGCACCAGCGACCTGGTCGGCCTGGTGACATTCGCCCGTCATGCCGACGGCCTCGCACCACCGACGCTCGATCATCCTTACATGATCAAGCAATTGGACAACACGCAAATCGCGATGGATCGCAGCGAAGACGGGACCGCCATCGGGGATGCCTTGGGCTTAGCCGTCGAGAAACTTTCCGCCTTGGGCGAGGGTGACAAGCAGAAGCTGAAAAGCAAAGTCGTCATCCTGCTGACCGACGGCGAGAACAACGCGGGCGACGTTGATCCGATCGTCGCCGCGGAACTGGCCGCCACCATGGATGTGAAGGTGTACACCATCGGCGTCGGCACCAAGGGGCAAGCTCCGGTGCCGGTGATTGATCCGTTCACCGGGCGAAAGACTTTCCAGATGGCGCAAGTCAACATTGACGAAGCCACCCTCAAGAAAGTCGCTGAAGCCACAGGTGGTCAGTACTACCGTGCGACCGACACCGAATCGCTGGAAAAGATCTACAGCGAGATCGATCAGATGGAAAAGAGCCGTGTCGAAGCCAAGCACTTCGTCGACTATCGCGAATTGGCCATCGAACCGATCCATGCTGGAATGTGGAACCTGCCTCCGTTGGTGTTGGCCGCCTTCTGGATCTTGGCCACTCAAATCGTCCTTAGCAATACCGTCTTCCGCAAGATAACCGAGTGA
- a CDS encoding efflux RND transporter periplasmic adaptor subunit: MKTPAIMTIMLALACLTLAGCEKTAESHEEAHASPHADAHGEESHSEEGHGEEGHAEGHPKHKVIVTSPVKKDVISTQQYVCQIHSCQHIEVRALEGGYLEEIRVKEGQSVQKGELMFKIFPPLYMAKLDAEIAEAKRIEIELQNAENLNKKGIVSPQELAIKRAELNKANAKVALAQAELNFTDVKAPFDGIVDRQRNQQGSLIEEGDVLTTFSDNSVMWVYFNVPEARYLEYKEELDKDKAEGTGEHHLQIELKLANGKIFPQPGEIGAIEADFNNTTGNIAFRADFPNPNSLLRNGQTGTILIHRTLKDVLVIPQRATYEILAQRYAYVVDKDNVVHQRDITIQSEQPDIFVLKDGLKEGEKIILEGIRQVRDGDKIEYEYRDPEEVLSNLKYHAE; encoded by the coding sequence ATGAAAACCCCAGCCATTATGACCATCATGTTGGCGTTGGCTTGCCTCACGTTGGCCGGTTGCGAAAAGACAGCCGAGTCGCACGAGGAAGCTCATGCCTCACCCCACGCTGATGCTCACGGCGAAGAATCTCATAGTGAAGAAGGTCACGGTGAAGAAGGCCACGCTGAAGGCCACCCAAAACACAAGGTGATTGTCACCAGTCCGGTCAAGAAGGACGTGATTAGCACTCAGCAGTATGTGTGTCAGATTCACTCGTGCCAGCACATCGAGGTTCGCGCTCTTGAGGGTGGGTATCTAGAAGAGATCCGCGTGAAAGAAGGCCAGTCGGTGCAGAAGGGCGAACTGATGTTCAAGATCTTCCCGCCCCTGTACATGGCCAAGCTCGATGCTGAAATCGCAGAAGCCAAACGGATTGAAATCGAACTTCAAAACGCCGAGAACCTGAACAAAAAGGGAATCGTTTCCCCACAGGAACTCGCCATCAAACGAGCTGAGTTGAACAAGGCAAACGCGAAAGTTGCCTTGGCTCAAGCCGAATTGAACTTCACCGACGTGAAAGCTCCGTTCGACGGAATCGTCGATCGTCAACGCAACCAGCAAGGTAGCTTGATCGAAGAAGGAGACGTTCTGACGACCTTCTCGGACAACAGCGTGATGTGGGTTTACTTCAATGTTCCGGAAGCCCGTTACCTCGAGTACAAAGAGGAACTCGATAAGGACAAGGCGGAAGGTACCGGCGAACACCATTTGCAGATTGAACTGAAGCTGGCCAACGGCAAGATCTTCCCACAGCCGGGCGAGATCGGTGCGATCGAAGCGGACTTCAATAACACAACCGGTAACATCGCTTTCCGAGCGGACTTCCCGAACCCGAACAGCCTGCTGCGAAACGGTCAGACCGGGACGATCTTGATTCACCGCACGTTGAAAGACGTGCTCGTTATTCCGCAGCGTGCTACGTACGAAATCCTCGCTCAGCGATATGCCTACGTCGTGGATAAAGACAACGTCGTTCATCAGCGGGACATCACGATTCAGAGTGAACAGCCCGACATCTTTGTTCTGAAAGATGGTTTGAAAGAAGGCGAAAAGATCATCCTCGAAGGTATTCGACAGGTTCGCGATGGCGACAAGATCGAATACGAGTACCGTGATCCGGAAGAAGTTCTTTCCAACTTAAAGTATCACGCGGAATAG
- a CDS encoding sensor histidine kinase: MKLTAKIVGIFLLGIVFLTALFGYLTVQSEYQQFKRIKEQNAASLGNEVRETLVVAWKDQGHQGAIRLVRDFANRHQQMIIRWVTTDEGHATSKADISKKELDLATPDAMATVTKQDPEGNEQYLIYYPIDVESNRAGYVEFKVPLNDVAEYTRLTTYRTTSIIVGMLLCGAVIITLGIRMVGRRLDKLVEKTQRISQGDFSQPVEIQGDDEISELGLALNQMSDTLYQQQQELAAASSARISAMEQLRHVDRLKTVGRLASGMAHELGTPLNVVSGRAGLIASNRLSQDEVRDSALVIKSEADRMATIIRQLLDFARRRPPQQSQIDIRDVVNTAINLLQPMAHQRDVELIASDSAPLIASVDPAQLQQVITNLIVNAIHASSPGKQIHVSQFQQEATPPTETATPKHLYCCICVADQGTGIADDVMPHLFDPFFTTKEVGEGTGLGLSVSYGIIEDHNGWIDVQSQLGEGSRFTIYLPAQVD; encoded by the coding sequence ATGAAACTCACCGCGAAAATCGTTGGCATCTTCTTGCTGGGCATCGTCTTTCTGACAGCCTTGTTCGGGTATCTGACCGTCCAAAGCGAATACCAACAATTCAAACGGATCAAAGAACAAAACGCCGCCTCTCTCGGTAACGAAGTCCGCGAAACTCTGGTCGTCGCCTGGAAAGACCAAGGGCACCAGGGGGCAATTCGGCTGGTGCGTGATTTCGCCAATCGTCACCAGCAAATGATTATTCGCTGGGTCACGACCGACGAAGGACATGCCACCTCGAAGGCCGACATCTCTAAAAAAGAGCTCGACCTGGCGACTCCCGATGCCATGGCCACCGTCACCAAGCAAGATCCTGAGGGGAACGAGCAATACTTGATCTACTACCCCATCGATGTCGAAAGCAACCGAGCTGGCTACGTCGAGTTTAAGGTCCCCCTGAACGACGTCGCGGAATACACGCGGCTCACGACCTACCGCACCACTTCGATCATTGTCGGCATGCTCCTTTGCGGAGCGGTCATCATCACGCTCGGGATTCGCATGGTCGGTCGGCGGCTTGATAAGCTGGTCGAAAAGACCCAGCGAATCAGTCAGGGGGACTTCTCGCAGCCCGTCGAGATCCAAGGAGACGACGAGATCTCGGAACTTGGCCTGGCCCTCAACCAAATGAGCGACACTCTTTACCAGCAACAACAAGAACTCGCAGCGGCTTCGTCGGCCCGCATTTCTGCTATGGAACAGCTGCGTCATGTCGACCGCTTGAAAACGGTCGGTCGCTTAGCTTCTGGAATGGCGCACGAGCTTGGCACACCGCTCAACGTCGTTTCGGGTCGTGCTGGCTTGATAGCATCAAATCGCCTGAGCCAAGACGAAGTTCGCGATAGTGCCCTGGTCATTAAATCGGAAGCCGACCGGATGGCAACCATTATCCGACAACTGCTCGACTTCGCCCGCCGCCGACCACCACAGCAATCGCAAATCGACATCCGCGATGTCGTCAACACCGCAATCAACCTCCTGCAGCCCATGGCCCACCAGCGTGACGTCGAATTGATCGCCTCCGATAGCGCACCGTTGATTGCCTCGGTCGATCCAGCACAGCTGCAACAAGTGATCACGAATCTGATCGTCAATGCGATCCACGCCAGTTCCCCTGGTAAACAGATTCACGTTTCCCAGTTCCAGCAAGAAGCCACGCCGCCTACCGAAACGGCAACACCGAAGCATCTTTACTGCTGCATTTGCGTCGCAGATCAAGGAACCGGGATCGCCGACGACGTAATGCCACACCTGTTCGATCCCTTCTTCACCACGAAAGAAGTCGGGGAAGGAACCGGGCTAGGGCTATCGGTTTCGTACGGCATCATCGAAGATCACAATGGCTGGATCGACGTGCAAAGCCAGCTCGGCGAAGGAAGCCGCTTCACCATCTATTTGCCCGCACAGGTTGACTAA